In the Phaseolus vulgaris cultivar G19833 chromosome 7, P. vulgaris v2.0, whole genome shotgun sequence genome, one interval contains:
- the LOC137829416 gene encoding uncharacterized protein has translation MKGRGTRYSSSNNRTGRLYIVLEDLWESYTEWIAYGVEVPVSHAGGEDAKIYYTPSLSAIQLYAERRLEEDNSVVSSQETNCSAEELVYEFFEGAQPHIRPPLHDKVSILASKFPLLKKCRSCDISPSSWFSVAWYPIYKIPVISSIKRVDASFLTYHSLSTDSRRKKQPKFSSRKVRDDDGSLNISLPTFSLAAYKLIGSMLAPSRDSEWQKVDSLLEVATDWLQNLQANHPDYLYFVSHRTM, from the exons ATGAAAGGACGCGGAACTCGTTACTCCAGTTCCAACAATAGGACTGGTCGCCTATATATTGTGCTCGAGGATCTGTGGGAATCCTACACAGAATGGATCGCCTATGGTGTAGAGGTGCCAGTAAGCCATGCCGGAGGGGAGGAcgcaaaaatatattatacgCCCTCCCTCTCTGCAATTCAGCTATATGCTGAGAG GAGACTTGAAGAGGACAATAGCGTTGTGTCTTCTCAGGAGACAAACTGCTCAGCTGAGGAGCTTGTCTATGAATTCTTCGAGGGAGCTCAGCCACATATTCGACCTCCTTTACATGATAAG GTTTCCATTCTTGCTTCTAAGTTTCCTTTACTCAAGAAGTGTAGAAGCTGTGATATATCACCTTCTAGTTGGTTTTCTGTGGCTTG GTATCCAATATATAAAATACCAGTCATATCATCAATCAAGAGGGTGGATGCATCTTTCCTGACCTACCATTCCCTGTCAACTGACTCCAGAA GGAAAAAGCAACCGAAGTTTAGTAGCAGGAAGGTTCGTGATGATGATGGATCCTTAAATATATCTCTTCCCACTTTTAGCCTTGCTGCTTATAAGTTGATAGGCTCAATGCTAGCTCCTAGTAGAGACTCTGAATGGCAGAAAGTGGACTCTCTATTGGAAGTTGCTACTGACTGGTTACAGAATTTGCAGGCAAACCACCCAGATTACCTCTACTTTGTTAGCCACCGTACCATGTAG
- the LOC137830231 gene encoding uncharacterized protein isoform X1, translated as MKAIKEGAAKKKLVCFYITARGHNMEVLVLKDCRKLTNASIKVIAEHCPGLCTLDLMYFGQLDGFIHGISYKYFHTLKLCRNPFSDEAIAGFLEIVGESLKELALNNVKKKEDVHHSISTFQRPKHQGSSKST; from the exons ATGAAGGCGATCAAAGAGGGAGCGGCGAAAAAGAAGCTTGTTTGTTTTTACATCACTGCACGTGGTCACAACATGGAGGTCCTTGTTTTAAAGGACTGTAG AAAATTAACCAATGCATCAATAAAAGTCATTGCTGAGCACTGTCCTGGGTTGTGTACACTCGATCTTATGTATTTTGGACAACTTGACGGATTTATCCATGGGATATCTTACAAATATTTCCATACATTGAAGCTCTGCCGTAATCCATTCAG TGATGAAGCAATTGCTGGATTTTTGGAGATTGTTGGAGAGTCCTTAAAAGAACTTGCACTTAATAATGTTAAGAAG AAAGAGGATGTCCATCATTCTATTTCTACTTTCCAGAGGCCAAAGCATCAAGGCAGCAGCAAAAGCACTTGA
- the LOC137830231 gene encoding uncharacterized protein isoform X2 has protein sequence MKAIKEGAAKKKLVCFYITARGHNMEVLVLKDCRKLTNASIKVIAEHCPGLCTLDLMYFGQLDGFIHGISYKYFHTLKLCRNPFSDEAIAGFLEIVGESLKELALNNVKKVRHHTALSLASH, from the exons ATGAAGGCGATCAAAGAGGGAGCGGCGAAAAAGAAGCTTGTTTGTTTTTACATCACTGCACGTGGTCACAACATGGAGGTCCTTGTTTTAAAGGACTGTAG AAAATTAACCAATGCATCAATAAAAGTCATTGCTGAGCACTGTCCTGGGTTGTGTACACTCGATCTTATGTATTTTGGACAACTTGACGGATTTATCCATGGGATATCTTACAAATATTTCCATACATTGAAGCTCTGCCGTAATCCATTCAG TGATGAAGCAATTGCTGGATTTTTGGAGATTGTTGGAGAGTCCTTAAAAGAACTTGCACTTAATAATGTTAAGAAG GTTAGGCACCATACAGCCTTATCACTTGCTagtcattaa